A window of the Paralichthys olivaceus isolate ysfri-2021 chromosome 5, ASM2471397v2, whole genome shotgun sequence genome harbors these coding sequences:
- the natd1 gene encoding protein NATD1, which yields MAQAAPANNAFDAGNSQMQVEHDRKRRQFVIRLNGSHDRAVLLYEYVGKKTVDLQHTEVPDAYRGRGIAKHLAKAAMDFVVEEDLKAHLTCWYIQKYVKENPQPQYFEHIYQ from the exons ATGGCGCAGGCGGCCCCGGCCAACAACGCCTTCGACGCCGGAAACTCTCAGATGCAGGTGGAGCACGACAGAAAGCGTCGGCAGTTTGTTATAAGACTGAATG GATCTCACGATCGGGCAGTTCTCCTGTACGAATATGTTGGAAAAAAGACGGTGGATTTGCAACACACCGAGGTTCCAGATGCttacagagggagaggaatCGCCAAGCACCTGGCCAAG GCAGCCATGGATTTTGTGGTGGAAGAGGATCTGAAAGCCCACCTGACCTGCTGGTACATTCAGAAATATGTCAAAGAGAATCCTCAGCCTCAGTACTTTGAACACATTTATCAATGA
- the tmem11 gene encoding transmembrane protein 11, mitochondrial, with the protein MASLGRRRGVPVSRERGVMAATDCYIVHEIYNGENAQDQFEYELEQALEAQYKYIVIEPTRIGDETARWITVGNCLHKTAVLSGAACLLTPLSLPVEYSRYVALPAGALSVACSALYGISWQFDPCCKYQVEYDSQKLSRLPLHTLTSSTPVVLVRRDDVHRKRLHNTIALAALAYCAKKIYELYAV; encoded by the exons ATGGCGTCGCTGGGAAGGAGGCGCGGTGTCCCAGTGAGCAGGGAGAG GGGAGTGATGGCGGCGACAGACTGCTACATTGTGCATGAGATCTACAATGGAGAGAATGCGCAGGACCAGTTTGAGTATGAGTTGGAGCAAGCACTGGAGGCCCAGTATAAATACATTGTTATTGAGCCCACACGTATCGGAGATGAGACGGCCCGTTGGATTACAGTTGGCAACTGCCTGCACAAGACGGCTGTGTTGTCAGGCGCTGCTTGCCTCTTGACGCCTCTTTCACTGCCCGTTGAATACTCGCGCTACGTGGCGCTGCCTGCTGGCGCCCTCAGCGTGGCCTGCTCTGCCCTCTACGGGATTTCTTGGCAGTTCGACCCCTGCTGTAAGTACCAGGTGGAATATGACAGCCAAAAACTCTCACGGCTGCCCCTGCATACACTCACCTCCTCGACGCCCGTGGTATTGGTACGCAGGGATGACGTCCACAGAAAGAGACTCCATAATACGATAGCACTGGCTGCCCTGGCGTATTGCGCCAAGAAGATCTATGAACTCTATGCTGTATGA
- the dhrs7b gene encoding dehydrogenase/reductase SDR family member 7B — protein sequence MERVMGGGMLPLVLASVGVLLLYRIISRLRPGAALQDAVVVITGASSGLGKECAQVFHAAGARLVLCGRDAARLQQVVQELTASSTGAQQKTHVPRTVVFDLADSDTVDRAAEQILKCYGQVDVLINNAGISYRGNILDTHLSVQRDVMETNYFGPIALTQALLPSMVRRRSGHIVVISSVQGKIAIPYRSAYAASKHATQAFFDCLRAEIECYGIPVTVISPGYIRTNLSVNAVTGDGSKYGVLDKTTAMGWDPKDVALAVLKAVRHKSRDVVLAEPLPTLAIYLRTLWPALFFKLMASRARKEQKLKDR from the exons ATGGAGCGCGTCATGGGAGGAGGAATGCTGCCGCTGGTTCTAGCGAGTGTCGGGGTCTTGCTGTTGTACCGGATAATTTCCCGCCTCAGACCAGGAGCTGCTCTGCAGGATGCTGTGGTGGTCATCACAGGGGCCAGCTCTGGACTGGGGAAAG agtGTGCGCAGGTTTTTCATGCTGCAGGTGCACGGCTTGTTCTGTGTGGTCGAGATGCAGCCCGTCTGCAGCAGGTCGTCCAGGAGCTCACTGCAAGTTCAACAGGCGCACAGCAGAAG ACTCATGTTCCCAGAACTGTCGTGTTTGACCTGGCTGACTCGGACACAGtggacagagctgcagagcagaTCCTGAAATGTTATGGACAAGTGGATGTCCTTATCAATAACGCCGGAATCAGTTACCGCGGAAACATCCTGGATACCCATCTTTCGGTTCAACGGGACGTCATGGAGACAAATTACTTCGGCCCCATTGCTCTGACTCAGG CTCTCCTGCCCTCCATGGTCCGCCGGCGTAGCGGCCACATCGTGGTCATCAGCAGCGTCCAGGGCAAGATTGCCATCCCATACAGATCAGCTT ATGCAGCCTCGAAACACGCCACCCAGGCCTTCTTCGACTGCTTACGGGCAGAGATCGAGTGCTACGGGATTCCAGTGACCGTGATCAGCCCCGGTTACATCCGAACCAACCTGTCCGTCAATGCCGTCACCGGGGACGGCTCCAAGTACGGAG TTTTGGATAAAACCACAGCTATGGGTTGGGATCCCAAAGACGTGGCTCTGGCAGTTCTGAAGGCCGTCCGTCACAAGAGCAGAGATGTCGTTTTGGCAGAACCTCTGCCGACCTTGGCCATCTACCTTCGCACGCTGTGGCCCGCGCTCTTCTTCAAACTCATGGCCTCTCGTGCTCGcaaggagcagaaactgaaagaCCGATGA